In the Quercus lobata isolate SW786 chromosome 5, ValleyOak3.0 Primary Assembly, whole genome shotgun sequence genome, one interval contains:
- the LOC115992910 gene encoding transcription factor MYB15-like, with the protein MVKAPFYDKNGLKKGAWIPEEDDKLRSFIQRYGHSNWYKLPKLAGLSRCGKSCRMRWLNYLQPGVKRGNFTNEEEDLIIKLHEEAGNKWSMIAKHLPGRTDNEIKNHWHTHLKKHVKQNPKTSEVKEQFNETSQCKAKKNRESESGSLHASASSHQSLESSPLSTELSSSELFSLSYDHPPVTGINWAEEDCLTSFETFEDTFGDFWTEPFVAGNMNIPVEFPISPYILYHDDTDSFDKVMQELPKN; encoded by the exons atggtgaaAGCCCCCTTCTATGACAAAAATGGACTGAAGAAAGGTGCATGGATTCCAGAAGAAGATGATAAGCTAAGAAGTTTTATTCAGAGATATGGCCACTCAAATTGGTACAAACTTCCCAAGCTCGCCG GTTTATCAAGGTGTGGCAAGAGTTGCAGGATGCGATGGTTGAACTACCTCCAGCCAGGTGTAAAACGTGGAAACTTCACCAATGAAGAAGAGGATTTAATCATCAAGTTACATGAAGAAGCTGGAAacaa ATGGTCTATGATTGCCAAGCATTTACCCGGACGAACAGACAATGAGATAAAGAACCATTGGCACACGCACCTAAAGAAGCATGTAAagcaaaatccaaaaacatcTGAGGTGAAGGAGCAATTTAATGAAACTTCCCAATGCAAAgccaagaaaaatagagaatcagAAAGTGGAAGTCTTCATGCCAGTGCTTCCTCTCACCAAAGCTTAGAAAGCTCCCCCTTGTCCACAGAACTATCTTCCTCTGAACTCTTCTCTTTGAGCTATGATCATCCACCTGTAACTGGCATAAATTGGGCTGAAGAAGACTGTCTTACTTCATTCGAAACATTTGAAGACACCTTTGGAGACTTTTGGACTGAACCATTTGTAGCAGGCAACATGAATATCCCAGTTGAGTTTCCAATATCTCCATATATTTTATACCATGATGACACAGATTCGTTTGACAAAGTGATGCAGGAATTGCCAAAAAACTAA